A single genomic interval of Paenibacillus sp. J23TS9 harbors:
- a CDS encoding 2-isopropylmalate synthase, which yields MTDKSRIQIFDTTLRDGEQAPGASIKPEQKIALASKLIELGIDVIEPGFPISSPGEFAAVQEISRRFQQVEICGFARAVKGDIESAVKATQDAARRRIHLFISSSDIHLQHQMRKTRKEAVALAREMTAYARQFSDVVEFTAMDATRTRIEDLIEMVEVAIEEGASIINLPDTVGYALPQEYGDMFRRVRDEARGGKSVQYSAHCHNDLGLAVANSLAAIQNGASQVEVTVNGIGERTGNAALEELVMAMETRGDALGYTTGIAIDKLYETSRMISGAMHFPMAYNKPIVGRNAFQHESGIHQDGLLKDRSTYEIMNPEKMGIPRSMIILGKHSGRHALRDRLARYGIEIQGEELNQFYNVFKEAADQLKVVSDNQLLQMVSQSLGKPAQVYELGDVQVVAGSASNRVAAVTLRHLHENRETSHSSMGNGPLEAVIAAISQGIDAEITFGDLELHSLSGGEDAHAEAAVSVDRKGKTYRGTAVHHDIVMAAGLAYVAACNSAVLSSEDEGKPLQVN from the coding sequence ATGACCGATAAATCAAGAATTCAAATCTTCGATACCACACTGCGTGACGGAGAACAGGCGCCAGGTGCAAGCATTAAACCGGAGCAAAAAATTGCTTTGGCATCCAAGCTGATTGAGCTGGGGATCGACGTCATTGAACCTGGTTTTCCAATTTCGAGCCCGGGTGAGTTTGCCGCGGTACAGGAAATCTCACGCCGGTTTCAGCAGGTAGAGATTTGCGGCTTCGCCCGTGCAGTCAAAGGGGATATTGAATCTGCCGTTAAGGCAACCCAGGATGCTGCGCGCCGGCGTATCCATCTGTTTATTTCATCCTCGGACATTCACCTGCAGCATCAAATGCGCAAAACACGCAAAGAGGCCGTAGCCCTTGCACGCGAGATGACAGCGTATGCCAGACAATTCTCGGATGTCGTTGAATTTACGGCTATGGATGCGACGCGTACACGAATCGAGGATCTGATCGAAATGGTGGAGGTCGCGATCGAAGAGGGAGCTTCGATCATCAATCTTCCGGATACGGTTGGCTATGCGCTGCCGCAGGAATATGGGGACATGTTCCGCCGTGTCCGGGATGAAGCCAGAGGAGGGAAGTCTGTTCAGTACAGCGCTCACTGTCATAATGACTTGGGTCTTGCTGTGGCTAACAGTCTGGCTGCCATTCAAAATGGAGCATCCCAGGTGGAAGTGACCGTAAACGGAATTGGTGAACGAACAGGCAATGCCGCTTTGGAGGAGCTGGTCATGGCGATGGAGACCAGAGGAGACGCACTGGGCTATACGACAGGAATCGCAATCGATAAACTATATGAAACTTCCCGGATGATCAGCGGAGCTATGCATTTTCCGATGGCGTATAACAAGCCTATCGTTGGCCGCAACGCCTTCCAGCATGAATCCGGTATCCACCAGGATGGTCTGCTGAAGGACCGAAGTACTTACGAAATTATGAATCCGGAGAAGATGGGAATTCCACGCAGCATGATCATTCTGGGCAAGCACTCCGGCCGTCATGCTCTTCGTGACCGTCTGGCCCGTTATGGCATTGAAATCCAAGGTGAAGAGCTGAATCAGTTCTACAATGTATTTAAAGAAGCGGCAGATCAATTGAAAGTGGTCAGTGATAATCAGCTGCTGCAGATGGTCAGCCAATCGCTGGGCAAACCGGCTCAAGTGTATGAGCTGGGAGATGTTCAGGTCGTGGCGGGCAGTGCTTCCAACCGTGTGGCGGCAGTGACTCTGCGTCATCTTCATGAGAACCGGGAGACTTCGCACTCGAGCATGGGTAATGGACCGCTTGAAGCGGTTATTGCAGCGATCAGCCAAGGTATTGATGCAGAGATTACATTCGGTGATTTGGAGCTTCACTCTTTAAGCGGCGGCGAGGATGCCCATGCCGAAGCAGCGGTCAGTGTTGACCGGAAGGGAAAAACCTACCGGGGAACAGCTGTACACCATGATATTGTCATGGCAGCTGGTCTGGCGTATGTAGCAGCCTGTAACAGCGCCGTTTTGTCATCAGAGGATGAGGGGAAGCCGCTGCAAGTTAATTAA
- the tsaD gene encoding tRNA (adenosine(37)-N6)-threonylcarbamoyltransferase complex transferase subunit TsaD has translation MSEFHNEHEPCYILAVETSCDETSVAVVKDGKEVLSNLIASQIETHKAFGGVVPEVASRKHVENITLMLEEAVNKAGIRLQDISAVAVTQGPGLVGALLVGVVAATSLAMALNKPLIGTHHIAGHIYANRLVADIEYPCMALVVSGGHTDLVYMKSEGSFEVIGRTRDDAVGEAYDKVARAIGFPYPGGPHVDRLALEAEEAIDLPRVWLEPDSYDFSFSGLKSAVLNVVNQRKMRGESPMEGAIARGFQESVVEVLTTKAIRAVKAYGAKQLLLCGGVAANRGLRRELDQQCQKKGIPLIIPPFEYCTDNAAMIGSAAYLKWKEQKFTPLDIKAMPQFSLEEWSVQE, from the coding sequence ATGAGTGAATTTCATAATGAACATGAACCCTGCTATATACTGGCGGTGGAGACAAGCTGTGATGAGACTTCCGTTGCTGTTGTGAAGGACGGCAAGGAGGTGCTCAGCAATCTGATCGCCAGCCAGATTGAAACCCATAAAGCCTTTGGCGGCGTTGTGCCGGAGGTCGCCTCGCGTAAGCATGTTGAGAATATTACACTGATGCTCGAAGAAGCCGTGAACAAGGCAGGCATCCGCCTTCAGGATATTTCGGCAGTAGCCGTCACACAGGGTCCTGGCCTGGTCGGGGCTTTGCTAGTCGGCGTGGTTGCTGCTACCAGTCTGGCCATGGCTCTGAATAAGCCGCTGATCGGTACACATCATATTGCCGGGCATATTTATGCCAACCGCCTGGTGGCGGATATAGAGTATCCGTGCATGGCGCTGGTTGTTTCCGGAGGGCATACGGATCTAGTGTACATGAAGTCTGAAGGCAGCTTCGAAGTCATAGGCCGTACTCGTGACGATGCTGTGGGCGAGGCTTACGACAAAGTCGCCCGTGCCATTGGTTTTCCCTATCCAGGCGGACCGCATGTGGACCGCCTGGCGCTTGAGGCAGAGGAAGCGATTGATCTTCCACGTGTGTGGCTTGAACCGGATTCTTACGACTTCAGCTTCAGCGGTTTGAAATCTGCGGTGCTTAATGTTGTCAATCAGCGCAAAATGCGCGGAGAATCACCGATGGAGGGGGCCATTGCCCGCGGATTCCAGGAATCTGTCGTGGAGGTGCTTACCACGAAGGCCATCCGGGCAGTCAAGGCCTATGGTGCCAAACAGCTGCTGCTTTGCGGAGGCGTTGCCGCCAACCGGGGTTTGCGCAGAGAGCTGGACCAGCAGTGTCAAAAGAAGGGCATTCCTTTGATCATTCCACCGTTCGAATATTGTACGGATAATGCGGCCATGATTGGTTCGGCTGCCTATTTGAAGTGGAAGGAACAAAAATTTACGCCCCTCGATATAAAGGCGATGCCGCAATTTTCGCTCGAAGAATGGTCAGTGCAGGAATAG
- the rimI gene encoding ribosomal protein S18-alanine N-acetyltransferase, protein MEQELYLNNEGLTFRQMALEDIPDVMVIEHEAFTLPWTEDAFRNELTQNHFARYMIMQYLGQAVGYAGMWTVIDEAHVTNIAVLEAFRGRKWGERLLRELMKTAAQLGMQRLTLEVRVTNEVAQNLYRKLGFKPAGLRKGYYSDNQEDAMIMWADLPERGSAYGSEEGSEAY, encoded by the coding sequence ATGGAGCAGGAGTTGTACTTGAATAATGAAGGCCTGACCTTCAGACAAATGGCGCTGGAGGATATTCCCGATGTCATGGTAATCGAGCATGAAGCCTTTACACTGCCATGGACGGAGGATGCATTTCGAAACGAACTGACCCAGAACCATTTTGCACGTTATATGATTATGCAGTATCTGGGTCAGGCGGTCGGTTATGCGGGAATGTGGACTGTCATCGACGAAGCGCATGTGACCAATATTGCTGTTCTGGAGGCATTCCGCGGACGCAAATGGGGGGAACGCCTTCTGCGCGAACTCATGAAAACCGCAGCTCAGCTGGGGATGCAGCGGTTGACGCTTGAGGTCAGGGTCACCAATGAAGTGGCGCAAAATTTATACCGGAAGTTGGGATTTAAGCCTGCCGGGCTCCGCAAAGGTTATTACTCGGACAACCAGGAGGATGCCATGATTATGTGGGCGGATCTGCCTGAACGCGGCAGCGCTTATGGCAGTGAGGAAGGAAGCGAAGCATACTGA
- the tsaB gene encoding tRNA (adenosine(37)-N6)-threonylcarbamoyltransferase complex dimerization subunit type 1 TsaB → MNQPQSQPLKRFLALDTSTACLALAVMENDKVLHTIKAAGERNHSVHLLPLVQKGLAEAGVASSDLNGIAVGIGPGSYTGTRIAVTAAKTLAWTWNIPVAGISSLHALAWSGLLSAAERGAGKNWVVPLVDARRGQAYTALFQARGDHMPVRHHEDAIRLMDHWVEEIEHLWTETPEGEKPEGIWFVGEIGNLEAAAERLRPMLGDRLHIAGCDMEGEPVGRLGAQHLMHGEIDDVHRLVPNYTQLAEAEKLLRKS, encoded by the coding sequence ATGAATCAACCACAATCACAGCCGCTTAAGCGGTTTTTGGCGTTGGATACGTCCACGGCATGTCTTGCTTTGGCGGTTATGGAAAATGATAAAGTACTGCATACCATCAAAGCCGCAGGGGAACGGAATCACTCGGTTCACCTGCTGCCCCTTGTTCAAAAGGGATTGGCGGAAGCCGGTGTGGCATCAAGCGATCTGAACGGAATTGCGGTCGGCATCGGTCCCGGCTCTTATACGGGCACGCGCATAGCCGTTACGGCTGCCAAAACGCTGGCCTGGACCTGGAACATTCCGGTTGCCGGCATTTCCAGTCTGCATGCTTTGGCATGGAGCGGTCTTCTAAGTGCTGCGGAGAGAGGCGCTGGCAAGAATTGGGTGGTTCCTTTAGTAGATGCCAGAAGAGGGCAAGCCTATACGGCGCTGTTTCAGGCCCGAGGGGATCATATGCCCGTCCGCCATCATGAGGATGCGATCCGCCTGATGGATCATTGGGTGGAAGAAATTGAACATCTATGGACCGAGACGCCTGAGGGAGAGAAGCCGGAAGGCATCTGGTTTGTAGGAGAGATCGGGAATCTGGAGGCTGCAGCAGAACGTCTGCGTCCGATGCTCGGGGACCGGCTGCATATTGCAGGATGTGATATGGAGGGAGAACCCGTGGGACGGCTGGGAGCGCAGCATCTAATGCATGGAGAAATAGATGACGTGCACCGTTTAGTGCCGAATTATACACAGCTGGCGGAAGCTGAGAAGCTCCTGCGGAAGTCGTGA
- the tsaE gene encoding tRNA (adenosine(37)-N6)-threonylcarbamoyltransferase complex ATPase subunit type 1 TsaE → MQNGKPFVYTSHSPQDTEALAAWLAKAAGPGTVIGLDGDLGAGKTAFSQSFAKHLGVKAIVNSPTFTIIKEYEGRLPFYHMDVYRVSLEEAEDLGLDEYFYGSGVSLVEWSQIVEELLPEPHLHLQLETTGPNERRITVQGYGEPYEEWCRSLIQNGVFTE, encoded by the coding sequence ATTCAAAACGGGAAACCGTTTGTATATACCTCCCATAGTCCTCAGGATACGGAAGCACTCGCAGCGTGGCTGGCGAAAGCGGCAGGACCTGGAACCGTTATCGGTTTGGACGGAGATTTGGGAGCAGGGAAAACGGCATTTTCACAATCATTTGCCAAGCATTTAGGCGTGAAGGCGATCGTTAATAGTCCCACGTTCACGATTATTAAAGAATACGAGGGGCGGCTGCCTTTCTATCATATGGATGTGTACCGGGTATCGCTTGAAGAGGCGGAGGATCTGGGGCTTGATGAGTATTTTTACGGCAGTGGGGTAAGCCTTGTGGAATGGTCACAGATCGTAGAAGAGCTGTTGCCGGAGCCGCATCTGCATTTACAGCTTGAAACCACCGGTCCAAACGAGCGGAGAATTACGGTGCAGGGTTACGGAGAGCCTTATGAAGAGTGGTGTAGAAGTCTGATACAGAATGGGGTCTTTACAGAATGA
- a CDS encoding YafY family protein, giving the protein MSKADNMLAILWMLKQGKKITSTEIADHLEIHVRTVYRCIDALCASGVPIVSEAGHHGGFSLLHPLVEAPIFFDAGEQLALVHAATFAREAGYPFGQKLEQAVRKLKQYTKPEQLEQLQRHEAGLEVLRSEPEPSLEPVLEQLETLCAKRATLRMIYRKSPESPEQPRSIDPYGLVHWQEKWYIVAFCHLRSEIRSFRVDRIQAIEPTGHSFMRPEPFSAKAFFMNRLLSAPGENQDILTLRIQGKGWAVEELCSHWYMHHYLVKQSPYEAFFNIEKEALNTFVAKLLLPYGPAIRICEPADLNERLAQMASELAEYYRSYEKF; this is encoded by the coding sequence ATGTCCAAAGCTGATAACATGCTGGCGATTCTGTGGATGCTGAAGCAGGGAAAAAAAATAACTTCGACAGAGATCGCGGATCATCTGGAGATCCATGTTCGTACCGTATACCGGTGTATCGATGCCTTGTGTGCAAGTGGTGTTCCGATTGTGTCGGAAGCGGGGCATCACGGAGGCTTCAGCCTGCTCCATCCTTTGGTGGAAGCTCCGATCTTTTTTGATGCGGGTGAACAGCTGGCATTGGTCCATGCTGCTACGTTTGCAAGAGAGGCTGGGTATCCTTTTGGGCAAAAGCTGGAGCAAGCGGTTCGCAAACTGAAACAGTATACCAAACCGGAGCAGCTCGAGCAGCTTCAACGCCACGAGGCTGGCCTCGAGGTGCTCCGGTCGGAGCCTGAACCCTCGTTGGAACCAGTTCTAGAGCAGTTGGAAACGTTATGCGCGAAGCGAGCAACCTTGCGGATGATCTACCGGAAGAGCCCGGAGTCGCCGGAGCAGCCGCGCAGTATTGATCCATATGGCCTCGTGCACTGGCAGGAAAAATGGTACATTGTCGCGTTTTGCCATTTGCGCAGCGAAATCCGCAGCTTTCGGGTGGACCGCATTCAGGCGATCGAGCCTACGGGGCATTCGTTTATGCGGCCGGAACCATTTTCGGCCAAGGCATTTTTCATGAATCGGCTATTATCGGCACCGGGAGAGAATCAGGACATCCTGACGCTCCGTATTCAAGGAAAGGGCTGGGCTGTTGAAGAGCTGTGCAGTCACTGGTACATGCATCATTATTTGGTGAAGCAATCTCCATATGAAGCCTTTTTTAATATCGAAAAGGAGGCCTTGAATACGTTTGTTGCAAAGCTTCTCTTGCCATATGGCCCAGCCATCCGGATATGTGAACCGGCTGATCTTAACGAACGTCTTGCACAGATGGCGTCGGAGCTGGCGGAATATTACCGATCCTATGAAAAATTTTAG